TCTATCTTGCCGTTTATCACTCGGTATCTTTTAAGTAGATGTTGGGATGTTTTAAGCTTACACGAAATACACATTCTTATGGGGCTATTTTCTTTCATTATATCTTTTTTTTTCTTTTTTTTAGCTTTGTTTAAGCACAAAACCATCATTATCAAATGAAAAAATTTCAACTCTAAAACTATTAAATTTTTTCACAAGTTTCTCTTTTAATTTTTTAGCGTCATCCTCATAGGCGATATTTAAAAAACTTGAGCCAGAACCAGATAGTGAGCTCATAATCGCACCATTTTCATAGGCTAGTTTTCTCACTTCAAAAAGCTCACTAAGTGTGTTCATACGGTGTTCTTCGTGCATCATATCCTTGCACGCTACACGTAAAAGATCATACTTTCTTGCACTAAAGCAAGTCGCCAAAAATGCTGCGTGAGCTAGGTTATTCACGCACTCTTTTATAGTATAATTTTTCGGCAAAATTTGACGCGAAGCTACCGTTCTCATTGGTTTATTTGGTATCACAACAACTGCTTTTAAACTCTTATCTATATCAACTTTATTTACATAAACAAAGTTATTTTCAATTATTGCACTCACAAAACCACCAAATACAGCAGGAGCGATATTATCTGGATGGTTTTCATAGGTCAACGCTCTATTTAGTATAGTTTGCTTATCTACCTTAAATCCAGTCATAGCGTAAGCACTAGCAATCGCACTGATTATTACCGCAGAGCTTGAGCCAAGACCGCGAGAAAATGGGATTTGATTATTAAAAACTATACGAAAATTCTCATTTTTATTAGTTAGTTCAGTAAAAATTTCATTAAAAATATTTATAAAAAGATTATTACGTTTAAGCTTTGGATTGTCATTACCTTCACCTTTTATACTAACACTACTAAATTTAGACAGCTCTATACTAACTTCATTAAAAAGTGCTATACTAAGCCCCAAAGCGTCAAAACCCGGACCTAAATTTGCACTGGTTGCTGGAACTATTATATTCAAAATATCTCCTAAACCGCTTGGATTACATAGTTTGGAAGTGTATCGGAATTTAGTTTTAAACTATATAAATTTAAAGGCAATTTAAATTCTTTTGGTTTAGTTTTTTGTAAGCTTACTCCATCTACGCTATTAACAAAACTTAAAAATTTATTAGCTTTTATCGGTGCATTATCGTTTAGATCAAAGCCACTAACCGCATAAAATTCACAACCCTTTACGATAGAAAATGTCTTTAATATAACATAAGCAACTTTAAGCCCCATAAAACTACCTGGTGTGTTTGCGTAGATGATTTTTTGGATATTAAATTTATTATTTAGCTCATCAAGCACCTCTACAAGAGCTTCGCTAACGTGTTCTTGTGATACTATGCTGTCAAATTTCTCGCCATTTTTATAAAGTCCTATCATAAGCGGCGATGAGAGCGATATTATCAAAATATCAATATTTTTTATGCAAAAACCTTTTGATACTCTTTTAGCAACTCGCCTTTAAGTGTTGCTACTTCATAGTTTTTTACATCAGAAAGTATAGCCAAAGTTAGTTTATGATTTAGATCGTGGCTACCTGCAAACGCTACATAGTCGCCCAGAAGTGGAGCACCTAGCAGACTAAGATCGCCAATTGCATCTAAAATTTTATGCCTTACAAACTCATTTTCAAATCTAAGCCCTTCAGGATTTAATATATGTGTATCATCTATCGCAACAGCGTTGTCAAGTGATGCACCAAGTGCTAAATTTTGAGCTTGCAAATGTTGCAAATCTTTTAAAAATCCAAAAGTTCTAGCACGTGCTATATCTTTTATAAAGCCGGTTTTACTAAACTCAAACACATATCTTTGTTCGCCAATGACTGGGTGATCAAATTTAATTGTATAATCAAATTTTGGATTAAGTGAAGGCAATGCTCGGACAAATTTATTACCCTCACAAACTTCAACTTCGCGACGTACTAATATGACCTTTTTACTTTCATCGATAACCCTAATGCCAGCCTCATCAAGCAACATACAAAAGCTTATCGCACTTCCGTCCATAACTGGAATTTCATTTGCATCAAGACTGATTCTAATGTTATCTATACCATAGCTACTTATCGCACTCATAAGGTGCTCTATCGTGCTAACATAGCCTTTTTCATTACCAACGACGGTAGCCATTTGCGTATTTATAACATTTTTTGGCTCGGCTTTAAAGCTTATATTTAGATCGGTTCTGTAAAAAACTATACCCATATTTGCTTCAAGTGGCTCAAGCACCAATCTTATCGGCTCACCCTTATGAAGTCCGATACCAATGGTCTCAACTCGTCTTGCTATCGTAGTTTGTTTCAACGACTTTCCTTTAAATTTTATCTGCGTTATAATAGCGAAAATTTACTAAATTTTACAAATAAATCATAAAATTATTGCTTTTGTATCATCTTTTTGGCTGCTTCAAGAACACTGGTTATATTATCTTGCATCCATTTTTTATCCATCCATTGCTGAGGTCTAACCTCTTCACCTTGCACCAAAATTCCAAAATGCAAGTGATCTCCAAGTGCTAAACCACTCGTTCCTGTGTTGCCTATCTCTTGCCCTGCCGTTACCGTATCTCCCACTTTGACCTTTGCACTAGAACAGTGTGCATAAAGCGAGTGTAATCCAAATCCGTGATCAATAATGATATTTAATCCATAAATTCCATTTTCTCCAGCAAAAGTTACTCTACCGTCATTACTTGCTACAATAGATGCACCAGCTACACTAGCAAAGTCTATGCCCATATGCCACGATTCGCTTACTTTTTCATTATTGTAAGTATAAAATCTATGATCGGCAAAGTCTGCCACTTTTTTACCATTTCTAAGTGGATAAAACGGCTTTATCTTTATCTCATGTACTGTCTCACCATCATGGTTTGACGTAACTTCCCTTATCTTATTATCGTTTGAGTCTCGTAAAGTTTCATTAACAAATTTCATCTTTTCTAAGCGATTTAGTGTATTTGGATCTTTTGCATATTGATCGGTAAGATCGACGATTTTACCATCTAAAAAGTTATCTTTTAAGGCAATTGTCGATTCACGATATTTAGTATCCTGATAAAAATATCTGACATGAGATTTGCTCTCATTTCCAGCAAAATCACGTGCGATGACGTCAGCACTAAAATTTTCCACCTGAACCGGCCACGCTACTAAAGACATATAAAATCCATCTTTATAAAACGGTGTTGCTTGAAATTTTTTACCAAAACTTGTTTGTACATAGACCTCTTTTAGTTGATTATCTGTCGCACGAAATACCACCGCTGCACTTCCGCCTTTTGAGATCGAATAAGACTGCGATAGTATATACAAGTCTGGCTTTGAAGTATCTAAGATAACTTGCACTTTTTTGCTAGATTTATTTCCACTGAAAAATCCCCACTTGCTAGTATCAGTCGCTTCTATTGTCATCTCATATGTATCTTTTGTGGCAAAAAATGCAGTCTTTGGAAAAGTTAAATTTATATCAAGATCGGTACTTGGATTTTCGATAATTTGATTTAATACATTTAAGTCATTTACGCCATCATTCATACTAATACGCACAAATTTCACGCCACTATCGTCTTTAAATTTAATGTTCATTGGAGTTCGCAAATTCCAATGAACTTTATCTTTTATGCCGATTATCGGTGCATTTCTCTCAAAACTATCTGAGTTTAGTATATAGACAATACCACCAACGATCGTCACTAAAAACAATAGCATAAAAATACTAAAACCACCAATTCCTCTTCTTCTCATTCAACTTACCTTAAAAATTTTTGCAAATTTTACAAAAATATCGATAAATTTACGGTTAATCATAAAATTTCACGTATCTTTCGTGCATCACTCATCCACTCTCTAAGCTCGTCCCAACGCTCGTCTGCGATAAGTTTTTCACACTCGCTAAGCTCATCTTTAAACATCTTTATAGAATCTATCAAATTTTGTTTATTTTGTTTAAAAATATCACTCCACATTATCGGCGAACTCTTAGCGACACGTATCATACCGCGAAATGTTGGGCCTCCAAGTGCCATAATATGCCGTTTATCCTCTTGATTTAAAACACCATTTGCCAATGAAAATGCTATAGCGTGTGGCAAGTGCGAGATGAGACCGACGTGATGATCGTGTTCGATGGCATTCATAAATACTATCTTCATACCAAGGCAAGAGAATAGCTCTACACTGCGTTTTACGTGCTTTTCATTGCTTTCTTCAAAGTCGCATATTACAACAACTGAACCACTATATAATGACTTAAACGCAGCATCTGGTCCTGAAAACTCAGTGCCAGCCATAGGATGAGCAGGGATGAAATTCTTACGTATGCTAAGCGGTACAGCATCTATTATCTTTTGTTTTGTTGAGCCAAGATCTATAATAGTTGTTTCATCATCAATATCTGTGAGATCTTGCACGATCGATATGATAGCTTCAACTGGAATAGCCAAAAATATAATATCGCACTTCTTTTTCATTTCCTCAAGGCTTAAAATTTCATGTATAAGTCCAAGCTCTAACGCCCTCTCACGATGTTTTTCGTTTATATCATATCCACTGACGCAAGATATAAGCTTCTCATCTTTTAATGCAAGTCCAAGCGAACCGCCCATGAGTCCAAGTCCAATTATACCAACTTTCATAAAAATGCCTTTAAATTTATAAATTTTATATATTTTCAAAAATAAATATGCTATTATAGCGACTTTATACTCAATATTTAGGTAAAATCTTATGAAAAAAAGCTTATTTTTGATTTTTTTAGCACTCAGCGGTATGTCAGCACAGACGATAAAGTCTATCAACTACAATGGACTTATACATCTATCACCAGAAGTGGCTAACGATATTATGGGGCTTCGTGTCGGTAGAGATCTTAGTGGAGATCTAAGCGATAAAGCTATTTTAAATTTATATAAACAAGGATACTTTGACGACATTTATATAAATGCGGATGATAATGGAAATATAGTCATAAATGTTAAAGAAAAGCCAAGTGTAGCAAGGTTGGATCTAAAAGGCGTGGTAACAAATGATAAAACCGCAATAGAATCGCTAATAAGTATAAAACCAGGCAATATGTATGATGAGTTAACTATCGAAAAAACTAAAGAGAGAATTCGACAGTATTATGAATCTAAGGGTTATTTTGATACGGTTGTAGACGTAGAAAAAGAGTCTGTTGCAGGTAATGATAGCTCACTATTTTTAACACTTAACATAAACCGTGGCGAAAATATGATAATAAACAATGTACATCTAATCGGGGCCAAAGAATTTGACTATGGCGATATAGAACCCATTGTGGCAAACAAAAGTTACGAATTTATGGGCTGGATGTGGGGCAGAAATGATGGTAAAGTTAAACTCCATGAACTTCCAAATGACCCAACCAGGATCCAAGACAAATACTTTCAAAAAGGCTACTTAGACGCAACAGTATCGGCTCCTTATCTAAATGCTTCGTTCGATAACTATCAAGCTGATCTTACGTATTATATAAGCGAGGGTAAGCCTTACGATGTTGCAAAAGTCAGCATAGATGCACCTGAGGAATTAGAACTAAACACAGAAGAAATTTTAAAAGATTTCAAGCTAAGAAGTGGCGATCGTATGAACTCAGCTAGACTTCGTCAGGATATAAAAAAGATAGATGATATGGTAGCAGATAAGGGTTATGCATTTGTCAAAGTATATCCAAAAACACAAAAATATGACGAGAATCAAACAGTAGATATAGAGTATAAAATCGAACCTGGTGAGCAAGTATATATAAGAAATGTTGAAATTTCAGGCAACGATCGTACGGTCGATCGCGTCATACGTCGTGAGCTATACCTAACAGAAGGAAATTTATATAATCGCACTGACTTGCAAGACTCAAAAGACGCCCTAAAAAGGACAAGTTACTTCGAAGATGTTGATATAAAAGAAGAGAGAGTGGACAAAAATACAATCGATCTAAAGGTCGAGGTAAAAGAGGCTTCAACTGGTTCTATAAGCGGTGGTATAGGTTATGGTAGCTCTGACGGATTGCTATTAAGTGCTTCAGTGTCTGATACAAATATTTTTGGCTCTGGTCTTCAAGGCACTATAAGCATAGACAAAAGCGATGATGAACTTTCTGGGCAAATAGGTCTTACTAATCCTAGAATTTTTGATAGTGACTATAGCCTTGGTGGCACAATATATGCCAATGACTATGACTGGGATAGCTACGATGAAAAATCATATGGCTTTACTACCACACTTGGTAAAAAACTCACTAGAAATTTAAGTGCATCCATTACATATATGATAGAGCAAAGCAAGATCGAAGGGCTACGTAAAGTCTTAAAAGAAGAGGTCGGCTATAAAGATGGCTCAAACATAAAAAGCTCTATCATACCAGCTATAGCATATAACAGCACAGATGATTACTATTTGCCACGTAGGGGTATCTTAGCTAGCACATCATTTGAATTTGCTGGACTCGGCGGAGATGAAGAATTTCTAAAAAATCGCACAAGTTTTAACTACTATTTTGGACTTAGAGAGTATATCGACTACGACCTTATTTTAAGGTATAAATCAAGTTTTGCTAAAATTTGGAATCGTGGATATGTACCTATCAACGAGAAGCTATATCTTGGAGGTATAAGAAATTTACGCGGATATGAGAGCAGAACAGTCTCTCCAAAAGTCAGAGCTTCTGATCTTACTTGGTATGAAACAGGTGGTGAAATATCATTTAACAACTCATTTGAGATAAGCTTTCCGCTTATCGAACGTGTTAAAATGAGAGGCGTATTGTTTTATGATTATGGGATGATCGGCGAAACTGATCTTGATGAGATCAAACGCTCATCGACTGGTATTGGTATAGAGTGGATAACACCGATCGGACCGCTGCAGCTGATATTTGCCAAAGCACTTGATAAAAAATATAACGACGAGACAAACTCTTTTGAATTTACTATCGGAAGACGCTTTTAATCTTTTTAAATTTATGGTGCAAGGGTTTTCTTGCACCTTTTTATACTAAAAATCTCCATATAAGAAAAAATAAGGTGAAGTTTAGATATAATCGAGCAA
This window of the Campylobacter anatolicus genome carries:
- the lpxC gene encoding UDP-3-O-acyl-N-acetylglucosamine deacetylase, translating into MKQTTIARRVETIGIGLHKGEPIRLVLEPLEANMGIVFYRTDLNISFKAEPKNVINTQMATVVGNEKGYVSTIEHLMSAISSYGIDNIRISLDANEIPVMDGSAISFCMLLDEAGIRVIDESKKVILVRREVEVCEGNKFVRALPSLNPKFDYTIKFDHPVIGEQRYVFEFSKTGFIKDIARARTFGFLKDLQHLQAQNLALGASLDNAVAIDDTHILNPEGLRFENEFVRHKILDAIGDLSLLGAPLLGDYVAFAGSHDLNHKLTLAILSDVKNYEVATLKGELLKEYQKVFA
- a CDS encoding prephenate dehydrogenase; this encodes MKVGIIGLGLMGGSLGLALKDEKLISCVSGYDINEKHRERALELGLIHEILSLEEMKKKCDIIFLAIPVEAIISIVQDLTDIDDETTIIDLGSTKQKIIDAVPLSIRKNFIPAHPMAGTEFSGPDAAFKSLYSGSVVVICDFEESNEKHVKRSVELFSCLGMKIVFMNAIEHDHHVGLISHLPHAIAFSLANGVLNQEDKRHIMALGGPTFRGMIRVAKSSPIMWSDIFKQNKQNLIDSIKMFKDELSECEKLIADERWDELREWMSDARKIREIL
- a CDS encoding glycoprotease — encoded protein: MIGLYKNGEKFDSIVSQEHVSEALVEVLDELNNKFNIQKIIYANTPGSFMGLKVAYVILKTFSIVKGCEFYAVSGFDLNDNAPIKANKFLSFVNSVDGVSLQKTKPKEFKLPLNLYSLKLNSDTLPNYVIQAV
- the bamA gene encoding outer membrane protein assembly factor BamA; amino-acid sequence: MKKSLFLIFLALSGMSAQTIKSINYNGLIHLSPEVANDIMGLRVGRDLSGDLSDKAILNLYKQGYFDDIYINADDNGNIVINVKEKPSVARLDLKGVVTNDKTAIESLISIKPGNMYDELTIEKTKERIRQYYESKGYFDTVVDVEKESVAGNDSSLFLTLNINRGENMIINNVHLIGAKEFDYGDIEPIVANKSYEFMGWMWGRNDGKVKLHELPNDPTRIQDKYFQKGYLDATVSAPYLNASFDNYQADLTYYISEGKPYDVAKVSIDAPEELELNTEEILKDFKLRSGDRMNSARLRQDIKKIDDMVADKGYAFVKVYPKTQKYDENQTVDIEYKIEPGEQVYIRNVEISGNDRTVDRVIRRELYLTEGNLYNRTDLQDSKDALKRTSYFEDVDIKEERVDKNTIDLKVEVKEASTGSISGGIGYGSSDGLLLSASVSDTNIFGSGLQGTISIDKSDDELSGQIGLTNPRIFDSDYSLGGTIYANDYDWDSYDEKSYGFTTTLGKKLTRNLSASITYMIEQSKIEGLRKVLKEEVGYKDGSNIKSSIIPAIAYNSTDDYYLPRRGILASTSFEFAGLGGDEEFLKNRTSFNYYFGLREYIDYDLILRYKSSFAKIWNRGYVPINEKLYLGGIRNLRGYESRTVSPKVRASDLTWYETGGEISFNNSFEISFPLIERVKMRGVLFYDYGMIGETDLDEIKRSSTGIGIEWITPIGPLQLIFAKALDKKYNDETNSFEFTIGRRF
- a CDS encoding M23 family metallopeptidase — translated: MRRRGIGGFSIFMLLFLVTIVGGIVYILNSDSFERNAPIIGIKDKVHWNLRTPMNIKFKDDSGVKFVRISMNDGVNDLNVLNQIIENPSTDLDINLTFPKTAFFATKDTYEMTIEATDTSKWGFFSGNKSSKKVQVILDTSKPDLYILSQSYSISKGGSAAVVFRATDNQLKEVYVQTSFGKKFQATPFYKDGFYMSLVAWPVQVENFSADVIARDFAGNESKSHVRYFYQDTKYRESTIALKDNFLDGKIVDLTDQYAKDPNTLNRLEKMKFVNETLRDSNDNKIREVTSNHDGETVHEIKIKPFYPLRNGKKVADFADHRFYTYNNEKVSESWHMGIDFASVAGASIVASNDGRVTFAGENGIYGLNIIIDHGFGLHSLYAHCSSAKVKVGDTVTAGQEIGNTGTSGLALGDHLHFGILVQGEEVRPQQWMDKKWMQDNITSVLEAAKKMIQKQ
- the thrB gene encoding homoserine kinase — encoded protein: MNIIVPATSANLGPGFDALGLSIALFNEVSIELSKFSSVSIKGEGNDNPKLKRNNLFINIFNEIFTELTNKNENFRIVFNNQIPFSRGLGSSSAVIISAIASAYAMTGFKVDKQTILNRALTYENHPDNIAPAVFGGFVSAIIENNFVYVNKVDIDKSLKAVVVIPNKPMRTVASRQILPKNYTIKECVNNLAHAAFLATCFSARKYDLLRVACKDMMHEEHRMNTLSELFEVRKLAYENGAIMSSLSGSGSSFLNIAYEDDAKKLKEKLVKKFNSFRVEIFSFDNDGFVLKQS